From Bacillota bacterium, the proteins below share one genomic window:
- a CDS encoding HEPN domain-containing protein: MRPQASVWLEIAEDDLSTAEHCFKGNRYLWAMFMCQQAAEKAIKAVYVEQTGETPPRKHDLVSLAGSAGILAECDENRRDLLRRLSLYYIETRYPDKRAQLEATCTEEYVGQMMART; encoded by the coding sequence ATGAGGCCACAAGCCTCCGTGTGGCTGGAGATCGCCGAGGATGACCTGAGCACGGCCGAGCACTGCTTCAAAGGAAACAGGTATCTGTGGGCGATGTTCATGTGCCAGCAAGCAGCGGAGAAAGCAATCAAGGCAGTCTATGTCGAACAGACGGGCGAGACCCCTCCCAGGAAGCACGACCTCGTTTCGCTTGCCGGTTCCGCCGGTATTTTGGCGGAGTGCGATGAAAACCGACGAGATCTCCTGCGTCGCCTTTCGCTATACTACATCGAAACACGTTACCCCGACAAGAGAGCCCAACTTGAAGCTACTTGCACTGAGGAATACGTAGGTCAGATGATGGCTAGGACG